CTTCCCCCTCCTAACCTTAATCTTATCACTTCCAGTTCATATAGGGAATATATGTTTGTGCCCGATTCATCCCCCACTTACACTTCGTTTAAAAGTGGGGGTCTTCTCGGATAATTTATGATAAAAACCGCCAAACCGTCCAGTTTATAATAGGCTTGTTCCTCTTCCTTCCCGGCTTTTTCACGCTCTCCGGCATCCCAATAAGCTTGGGCCCGTCAACCGATTTTGCATACTCAACGACAGCTTCCCACACTTTGCCATACTGGCCAATCACTTCCGAACCCACATTGTAGAATGAACGGCTGTGCATATAATCATTGTAAGCCACAATGTATGGGGATCCGTTAGCTTTGTTGGCTAAAGATGATGAAGAATTAACCATACTAACCATTGGAGGAGATATTGTTGCACTATTCTTCTATTCTTCATAAATCATTTTCACGGTCATGCCGCCGTCAATGATCAGGTTTTGGCCTGTAATAAACCCGGCATCATCTGAGGCCAAGTAAAAAGCAGCGCGGACAATATCTTCCGGGTCACCCACCCGCCCCACAGGATGCTGGAGCTTGTCCCGCTCACTGTGCTGCGGGGTATAACGCTCACCTGCTTTTTTCCACTCCCCTGTTTCAATCCAGCCTGGACTGATGGCATTGACCCGGATACCGACCGGCCCCAGGCTGACGGCCATGGCATGGGTTAAAGCGAGGATGCCGCCTTTGGAAGCAGCATAACTTTCACTGTGCGCTTCAGACATGAGGGCACGGGTAGAGGCGATGTTAATGATCACGCCCTTGCCCTGCTTTTTCATCACTTGAGCGGCATACTTGGAGCATAAGAACGTTCCCCGCAAGTTGACAGCGATCACACGGTCAAAATGCTTCACATCAATGTCAAACAAGGATTCAAAATGGCCGATCCCGGCATTATTGATGAGGATATCCACCTTGCCATACCGCTCAACCGCTTCCTGAACCAGCTGCTCGACATCGTCTTCATCGGCTACATCAGTACGGATAAAGTGTGCTTCTTTCCCGCTTGTTTG
The sequence above is a segment of the Caldalkalibacillus thermarum genome. Coding sequences within it:
- a CDS encoding SDR family oxidoreductase — protein: MGRFHDQVVIVTGGGQGIGRALSCRFAEEEAKVVIADIDREAGFETLDTIQTSGKEAHFIRTDVADEDDVEQLVQEAVERYGKVDILINNAGIGHFESLFDIDVKHFDRVIAVNLRGTFLCSKYAAQVMKKQGKGVIINIASTRALMSEAHSESYAASKGGILALTHAMAVSLGPVGIRVNAISPGWIETGEWKKAGERYTPQHSERDKLQHPVGRVGDPEDIVRAAFYLASDDAGFITGQNLIIDGGMTVKMIYEE